AAACGCAGCCGGAATTCCTTGGCACGAAGTGCGAGCACTCCGGTATCGTCACACAGGTAATCGGCAGCATTCAGGATGAAATTCCGATTGCCGAATTGTTGCTGCGAAAACCGGTCGTATCCGAGCGGATAAATAGCGCCTTTTTTACTTACCTGACTTTCGATCAGATTTCCGTCACCCGCAACGATCATCTTGCTGCTGTCTCCTGCGGCTCGGAAACCGATTCCGGGATCCTTCGCGATCGTGTCCGGTAACCGGTTTTCATAAAGGGAACGAAAGTTACCTTCCAGGAGCAAGACGATCGGCACATGCCGGCGTGGAAAGGTCGCGGGATCCGGCTCCTGTTGCAGGATATTCATGGAGATACGGGCGGGCGGCAACTGCAGACGGCAATACTGACTGCCCGCCAGCAAAACGGTTTTCTTGATCCCGGTTACATCAATGGTGTCGACGGAGGAAGGGAATTCCGTTTTAACTGCGTTCAGGTTGCGGACGATCGGATGGTTATCCGTGCTTTCCAACAGGGGAAAATAATACCAGGGTAGTAATTCCTGCTTGGGTTGATTACCCACATACCCGGTCACCACCGGGATGGGTGCCGCCTGAAGGTCCATGACCAGATCGGTATTGACGCGAGCTCCGTAGCGGAAT
This genomic stretch from Bacteroidota bacterium harbors:
- a CDS encoding Gldg family protein; its protein translation is MNEYYNVDTVFIGGRLDALKDHRLLIIAKPTLSFDEKDKFVIDQFIMRGGRVLWLIDRMQAEMDSLEQTGTTVAIPYELNLDDQLFRYGARVNTDLVMDLQAAPIPVVTGYVGNQPKQELLPWYYFPLLESTDNHPIVRNLNAVKTEFPSSVDTIDVTGIKKTVLLAGSQYCRLQLPPARISMNILQQEPDPATFPRRHVPIVLLLEGNFRSLYENRLPDTIAKDPGIGFRAAGDSSKMIVAGDGNLIESQVSKKGAIYPLGYDRFSQQQFGNRNFILNAADYLCDDTGVLALRAKEFRLRLLDAGKLNEQGTIIRWANVVLPLLLLWIAGWLFHLGRRRRYQRK